GCCGGATTCTTCAAAGCGAAGGCTTCGCGGGTACTGGGCATGGCGGTCTGGCCCAGCCGGGCCTCCACCCCCTGGCGGCCCACAGCTTTCAGCAGGAGATCCGTGGCGGTGTTGTCGCTCTGCGAGATCATGCGGGCCGCCAGATCGCGCAGCGTGTATCTGCTGCCGCTCGGCGCGTCCTGTAGGGTGCCGCTGGGCAGGCTCCTGTCCGCGTCGGTCAGCGTAACCTCATCAGTCCATTGCTTCTCGCCGCGCGTGACCTGCGCCTGCAATTCTCCCAGAATCGCCAGCTTAAAGGCCGAGCCGACGGCCAGGAGTTTGCGGCTGTTCAGATCGGCCAACGGCTGAGGCTGGCCCACCTCCTGCACGAGCAGGCTGACCTGTCCGGGCAGGGCGGCAAAGGCGGCGCGGGCCTCGTCCAGGCTGGCGTAAGAGATGTCCGGTGCGGCGGGCCGCAACAGCAGGCTGGTGAAACGGCCCTGATCGTCCAGGCCGACGCCGGACGCTTCCCAGGCTCCCTTCTCGAAGGTCAGACGGTATCCCGCGTTCATGATCTGGACGTTCTGGAGCGCTCCCGACCCCGCGCGAATGGCTGCAAACGTCTTGCTCAGCTCGTCGGCGCTGACCTGTTCCAGAAACGATGGGCTGATCAGCGATAGATCCAGCGGCTCAACTTTGAACAGGCCCTCGAGGAGCGACGCCACCTTCGCCTGCTCGCTCTGCGCCGCCGCCGGATCAGCCGCTGCCGACGCCGGGCCAGGCACCGCGCCGAAAGCGGTCAGCCGCCCCTGATCGTCCAGCGAGGCCACCGTGACGACCAGCGTGCCGCGCCCGTAAACGGCCAGAGGTTGACCCTGCAAGGTGTCCATCCGCACGAACCTCCCGAACTGCGTGGGCAGGCTGCGGAGCTGGGCGGCGATGGTCTCGAACGGCACCTGCGCCAGAAAGTCTGGTGAGAACCACTCGGCCCTCAGCTCAGGAGCCGAGAGCAGGCGGGTCAGGGCCTCGGTCTGCGTGATGGCCTGCGCCTGCGCCGAAGCAGAGGCGATCAGGACACTGGCCGTCAGGGTCAGAAGTGGTCTGTTCATGCTCTCCGATATGGGGCGGGCGCCGGAAAGGTTGCCCCGCGTACACTTCACGCGGCCTTAACGGCCTGCCTTCCCTCCCGGCAGCCCATGCTTTAGACTGATCGCATGATCCGCTCTGCGCTTACCACCAGGGGACCACGCGACTAGCCCGAGGCTTGTCCGCGCGTCCCCGGCTGTGTCTGGCCGGGGCTTTTTTTGGTTCCCACCACGGCCCCACTGCCACCGACTTTCAGACCTTCAAATTTCCACAGGAGTTGTCATGACCCACACCGACGAACACCCCATCAACATTCAAGAACCCCGCGCCGAGCGTTACAACCCTCACGCCATCGAGCAGAAATGGCAGGATCGCTGGGCCGCAGAAGGACTGTACCGCTTCGACGAGGATGGCCCCGGCGAGAAGTTTTACGCGCTGACCATGTTCCCGTACCCCAGCGGCAACCTGCACATCGGCCACTGGTACGCCAACGTCGCCCCCGACGCCCGCGCGCGCTGGATGCGGATGCGCGGCTACAACGTCCTGTTTCCGATGGGCTTCGACGCCTTCGGGCTGCCCGCCGAGAATGCGGCGATCAAGAACAATGTCGATCCGGCGAAGTGGACGTACAGCAACATCGCGTCCATGACCGCGCAGTTTCAGCGGATGGGGACCATGATCGACTGGAGCCGTCAGTTCGCCACCAGTGATCCGGAGTATTACCGCTGGAACCAGTGGTTCTTCACCGAGTTCTTCAAGCGCGGTCTGGCTTACAAGAAGGGCGGGCTGGTCAACTGGTGTCCCAAGGACCAGACGGTCCTGGCGAACGAA
This genomic interval from Deinococcus humi contains the following:
- a CDS encoding serine hydrolase translates to MNRPLLTLTASVLIASASAQAQAITQTEALTRLLSAPELRAEWFSPDFLAQVPFETIAAQLRSLPTQFGRFVRMDTLQGQPLAVYGRGTLVVTVASLDDQGRLTAFGAVPGPASAAADPAAAQSEQAKVASLLEGLFKVEPLDLSLISPSFLEQVSADELSKTFAAIRAGSGALQNVQIMNAGYRLTFEKGAWEASGVGLDDQGRFTSLLLRPAAPDISYASLDEARAAFAALPGQVSLLVQEVGQPQPLADLNSRKLLAVGSAFKLAILGELQAQVTRGEKQWTDEVTLTDADRSLPSGTLQDAPSGSRYTLRDLAARMISQSDNTATDLLLKAVGRQGVEARLGQTAMPSTREAFALKNPANIELLRAYRSAGLDRDARREVLEQATAAPLPNAGLFAQGKTVAQDVEWFVSAQRLCRLMANVASLPETQLNPGVAAPADFERVSFKGGSEIGVINLTTQVTTKAGRTLCVSATWNRPEPLEEQIFVAMYAAVLKLLR